From Vibrio tritonius, the proteins below share one genomic window:
- a CDS encoding DUF3450 domain-containing protein, which produces MKSKHFTLGTLALACLLCGPTASATDSSDAMNQQAKMNQNAQLSQKKVDQYSEKTQQMFAQYKSTLRQLESMRVYNNQIARMIDKQTQELVSLERQITQIDQTAMDVTPLMLDMVDALEQFITLDIPFQTKERRNRVQELAALMDSPDVTTSEKYRKVMEAYQIENSFSTTIESYKDSLTLDGKTMTYNFLRVGRLALLYQSPDGADTGMWNQKTHTWQPLDESYRTSVQEGIRIAKKQAPPALIKLPVFTGEASL; this is translated from the coding sequence ATGAAGAGTAAGCACTTTACACTTGGAACGTTGGCGTTAGCGTGTCTGCTTTGCGGGCCTACTGCATCTGCAACTGATTCATCTGATGCTATGAATCAACAAGCGAAAATGAACCAAAACGCTCAGTTGTCGCAAAAGAAGGTGGATCAATACTCGGAGAAAACACAGCAGATGTTTGCCCAGTATAAAAGTACCTTAAGACAGCTTGAAAGCATGCGTGTGTACAATAATCAAATCGCTAGAATGATTGACAAACAAACCCAAGAACTTGTGTCGTTAGAACGTCAAATCACGCAAATTGATCAAACCGCGATGGATGTTACGCCATTGATGCTCGATATGGTGGATGCATTAGAGCAGTTCATTACGTTGGATATTCCTTTTCAAACTAAAGAGCGCCGTAATCGTGTGCAAGAGTTGGCGGCATTAATGGATAGCCCAGATGTCACTACCTCTGAAAAATACCGCAAGGTAATGGAAGCCTATCAAATCGAAAATAGCTTCTCGACCACGATTGAATCATACAAAGACAGTTTAACGCTCGATGGCAAAACCATGACCTATAACTTTTTAAGAGTGGGTCGTCTTGCCCTGTTGTATCAATCGCCAGATGGGGCTGATACCGGCATGTGGAACCAAAAAACGCATACCTGGCAACCTCTTGATGAAAGCTATCGTACATCAGTACAAGAGGGCATTCGTATTGCTAAGAAGCAAGCGCCACCAGCTCTGATCAAACTACCAGTATTTACAGGGGAGGCTTCACTATGA
- a CDS encoding MotA/TolQ/ExbB proton channel family protein — protein sequence MNGFRLGVAAIISSICLSHGALANDSTSSAASNQKTLNDLLTHIQSQSVLESKSNQQREHAFLADERAQAQLLKQAKSDLSSEKTRGDELKATFDANDKKLTQLSETLRQRSGSLGEMFGVVRQYAGEFKGIYHASQSDVLFPERGALLSKLASSKELPSSSELEAFWHTVLEQLVTSGQTKSVPATVVYGQGEQKKTIVTLVGEFNAFSNGQYVTYVPETGKFEQLSRQPSSSMTDLLPTFASKKGEYQPIYLDPSRGAILSLMVQSPTASERINQGGVVGYVILALGAIGACVALLCYLRLSIIDRKMKQQAKSEEVIEGNPLGEVIAAYRGHVGNNLEDLESKLDEIILRHAPQIQKFISSIKLVASVAPLLGLLGTVMGMIGTFQSITLFGTGDPKLMAGGISEALVTTMLGLVVAIPLLFLYSLVQSKGKRMVQILEEQSAGFIARYQEKLVAKA from the coding sequence ATGAATGGTTTTAGACTTGGTGTTGCAGCGATCATTTCATCCATTTGTCTTTCTCACGGAGCATTGGCCAATGATTCAACCAGCAGTGCGGCCAGCAATCAAAAAACGCTCAACGATTTGTTAACGCACATCCAATCTCAAAGTGTCCTTGAATCAAAAAGTAACCAGCAACGGGAACACGCCTTTTTGGCAGATGAACGCGCTCAAGCGCAGTTACTCAAACAGGCGAAAAGTGATTTAAGTTCAGAAAAAACAAGAGGTGATGAGCTTAAAGCAACGTTTGATGCCAATGATAAGAAATTAACGCAGCTTAGCGAGACGTTACGCCAGCGTTCTGGTTCGTTGGGCGAAATGTTTGGCGTGGTTCGCCAATACGCGGGTGAATTTAAAGGTATTTATCATGCTTCGCAAAGTGATGTGCTTTTTCCTGAACGTGGAGCGTTATTGAGTAAACTAGCCTCGAGTAAAGAGCTGCCTTCAAGTTCCGAATTGGAAGCCTTTTGGCATACTGTGCTAGAGCAGTTGGTGACTTCTGGTCAAACTAAGTCTGTACCCGCAACCGTTGTGTATGGTCAAGGTGAGCAGAAGAAAACGATTGTGACCTTGGTGGGTGAATTCAATGCCTTCTCTAATGGACAGTATGTTACCTATGTACCCGAAACAGGCAAATTTGAGCAGTTGTCGCGTCAGCCATCAAGTTCTATGACCGACCTATTACCAACGTTTGCGAGTAAAAAAGGTGAGTATCAACCGATTTATCTCGACCCTTCCCGTGGTGCTATTTTATCGTTAATGGTGCAAAGCCCAACGGCAAGTGAGCGCATTAATCAAGGCGGCGTAGTGGGTTATGTAATTTTGGCGCTAGGTGCGATTGGCGCATGTGTGGCATTACTTTGTTACTTACGTCTATCCATTATTGACCGCAAGATGAAACAACAAGCCAAGAGCGAAGAGGTCATTGAAGGCAATCCTCTTGGGGAAGTGATCGCAGCCTATCGTGGTCATGTTGGGAATAACCTTGAAGATCTTGAATCGAAACTGGATGAAATTATCCTGCGCCATGCCCCTCAAATTCAAAAATTCATCAGCTCTATCAAGCTGGTAGCATCGGTCGCTCCGCTGCTTGGTTTGCTGGGCACTGTGATGGGGATGATAGGCACATTTCAATCAATCACACTCTTTGGTACGGGGGATCCTAAGTTAATGGCTGGTGGGATTTCAGAAGCCTTGGTCACCACGATGCTGGGTCTTGTTGTGGCAATTCCATTACTGTTTTTGTACTCATTGGTACAAAGCAAAGGCAAACGCATGGTTCAAATCTTGGAAGAACAAAGCGCAGGTTTCATTGCTCGATACCAAGAAAAATTGGTGGCGAAGGCGTAA
- a CDS encoding MotA/TolQ/ExbB proton channel family protein encodes MWWLYEQYDHIERFLGLGGNVLVAIFFLTILLWAVMLERWLYFATVVPKVSKTAVEVWQGRADKLSWNAKAIRNELVSIQDIENRRGLAVIKVLIAMCPLLGLLGTVVGMIHVFDILAVTGTGSPRAMASGISKATIPTLAGMVASLSGLFISSRLDHLAKVTTKKLNDQLTHMA; translated from the coding sequence ATGTGGTGGCTATATGAACAGTACGATCATATTGAGCGCTTTTTGGGCCTTGGTGGGAACGTGCTTGTTGCGATCTTCTTTCTCACGATTTTGCTCTGGGCCGTCATGTTGGAGAGATGGCTCTACTTTGCAACCGTTGTACCTAAAGTGTCTAAAACCGCAGTAGAGGTATGGCAGGGTAGAGCTGATAAGCTCAGTTGGAACGCCAAGGCGATACGCAACGAACTGGTGTCGATACAGGACATAGAAAATAGGCGTGGTTTAGCTGTGATTAAAGTGCTGATCGCGATGTGTCCATTATTAGGGTTATTAGGCACGGTGGTGGGCATGATTCATGTGTTCGACATCTTGGCTGTCACCGGTACGGGTAGCCCTAGGGCGATGGCATCTGGGATATCGAAGGCCACAATTCCAACCTTAGCGGGCATGGTTGCCTCGCTATCTGGGTTATTTATTAGCTCTCGGCTCGACCATTTAGCCAAAGTGACGACCAAAAAGCTAAATGACCAATTAACACATATGGCCTGA
- a CDS encoding ExbD/TolR family protein, whose amino-acid sequence MKRRYSAEIEEEAGIDMTPMLDIVFIMLIFFIVTTSFVKEAGIEVNRPSASTAHTVAKGNIMVAVGKAGDVWMDKRRIDVDAVRANIERMRAESPEGAVVIQADQDAAAGVVVKVMDQIRMAGVQNISIAATNKG is encoded by the coding sequence ATGAAACGTCGATATAGTGCGGAGATTGAGGAAGAGGCGGGCATTGATATGACGCCAATGCTAGACATTGTCTTTATTATGTTGATCTTCTTCATTGTGACAACGTCATTTGTTAAAGAAGCCGGCATTGAGGTTAACCGCCCAAGTGCTAGCACGGCACACACTGTAGCGAAAGGCAATATTATGGTTGCAGTAGGTAAAGCCGGTGATGTTTGGATGGATAAGCGTCGCATTGATGTTGATGCGGTGCGCGCCAATATTGAACGGATGCGTGCTGAAAGCCCTGAAGGGGCGGTGGTAATACAAGCCGACCAAGATGCGGCAGCAGGAGTCGTGGTGAAAGTGATGGATCAGATACGTATGGCTGGCGTACAGAATATTTCCATCGCGGCTACGAATAAGGGGTAA
- a CDS encoding energy transducer TonB, which produces MRYLASLALALVVSLSIFWGMDRLVNKEHQELKSSDDTSFVDFVRVKREDKVEEKKRELPKPKQPKRPPPPPELKVASTVKPTMDKMPMNVPSLDLPVNITGGAVLANFGQGGGGTIKANNGPTPLATFLPQMPRKAARAGLKKGIVELEFTVNERGSVENVTVIKEEPRHLGLGRVARRTVSKWTFKPKMDEGKAIAARISQEIEFVVK; this is translated from the coding sequence ATGCGCTATTTAGCTTCGTTAGCTTTGGCGTTAGTGGTTTCTTTAAGTATTTTCTGGGGGATGGACCGCTTGGTGAACAAAGAGCACCAAGAACTGAAATCCTCCGACGATACCAGCTTTGTCGATTTTGTTCGGGTAAAACGAGAAGACAAAGTAGAAGAGAAAAAGCGGGAATTACCTAAGCCAAAACAACCGAAACGTCCGCCACCACCACCTGAGTTAAAAGTAGCATCTACGGTCAAACCGACCATGGACAAAATGCCGATGAATGTGCCGAGTTTAGATCTACCCGTCAATATCACAGGTGGTGCAGTACTCGCAAACTTTGGGCAAGGTGGGGGCGGAACCATTAAAGCCAATAATGGCCCGACACCTTTAGCGACTTTCTTGCCGCAAATGCCTCGAAAAGCAGCGCGAGCCGGGTTGAAAAAAGGCATTGTTGAGCTTGAGTTTACAGTCAATGAGCGCGGTTCGGTAGAAAACGTCACTGTAATTAAAGAAGAGCCTCGTCATTTAGGCTTGGGTCGTGTGGCAAGAAGAACCGTATCTAAATGGACTTTTAAACCCAAAATGGATGAAGGTAAAGCCATTGCGGCTCGTATTTCGCAAGAAATAGAGTTTGTGGTTAAGTAG
- a CDS encoding tetratricopeptide repeat protein — protein MHLRYIKQCLGILSVIIIMGVSEGAIAKIQPQLSDHTYKVVNSVQRLVALKNYDDALEKLGDARESTSRKYDQAVLLQQTGYIYSMLSNYKQAIHYFDLSLKTDGLPVSVAQQVRYGLGQLYLAEEQYRQSIKTLEQWFKVNQSTDEPPQATVYVTLASAYAQIEDYKHVIKPMKTAISMTKEPNENWYLLLMASYHELKQYRNMIGVLETLTQKYPNKKQYWMQLSGAYMEIGKEKDALSALEMPYQLGMLTKAPEIMRLVNFEAYMGIPYRAASILDKALQENNVERSVETLDTLANFYHQAKDLHKAIQVYEASYRLKPSVDKQSKISKLMLQDKDYVELIKFTSQPAKDADFNDKAELSYLRGMAYFELKQHKQALQAMQSAAKSNEVKSMAVAWIQYLKG, from the coding sequence ATGCACCTTAGATATATAAAACAGTGTCTGGGTATATTGAGTGTCATCATCATAATGGGTGTTAGCGAAGGTGCGATAGCTAAGATACAGCCTCAGTTATCGGACCACACCTACAAGGTGGTTAACAGTGTGCAACGCCTCGTCGCATTGAAAAACTATGATGATGCTTTAGAAAAGCTTGGTGATGCACGTGAAAGCACGAGTCGGAAATACGACCAAGCGGTATTGCTGCAGCAAACGGGCTATATCTACTCAATGTTGTCGAATTATAAGCAGGCAATACATTATTTCGACCTTTCTTTAAAAACGGATGGTTTACCTGTGTCCGTTGCGCAGCAAGTTCGATATGGGCTTGGCCAGCTTTATCTTGCTGAAGAGCAGTATCGTCAGTCGATTAAAACGCTTGAACAATGGTTCAAAGTGAACCAATCGACAGACGAGCCGCCACAAGCGACTGTTTATGTCACGTTAGCCAGTGCCTATGCGCAAATTGAAGATTACAAGCATGTCATTAAGCCAATGAAAACGGCCATCAGTATGACTAAAGAGCCAAATGAAAATTGGTATTTGTTACTGATGGCTTCGTATCATGAGCTAAAACAGTATCGCAATATGATTGGGGTATTAGAAACGCTAACGCAAAAATACCCCAATAAGAAACAGTATTGGATGCAGCTATCGGGCGCTTATATGGAAATTGGTAAAGAAAAAGATGCGTTATCTGCGTTAGAAATGCCCTATCAATTGGGAATGCTGACCAAAGCACCTGAGATTATGCGGTTAGTTAATTTTGAAGCGTATATGGGCATTCCCTACCGGGCAGCATCGATATTAGATAAAGCGCTACAAGAGAACAACGTCGAACGCAGTGTGGAGACATTGGACACTCTGGCAAATTTTTATCATCAAGCCAAGGATTTACACAAAGCAATTCAAGTCTATGAGGCCTCTTATCGGTTAAAACCATCAGTGGATAAGCAAAGTAAAATTAGTAAGTTAATGTTGCAAGATAAAGACTATGTCGAGCTCATTAAATTTACTTCTCAGCCTGCTAAAGACGCCGATTTTAATGACAAAGCGGAGCTCTCCTATTTACGAGGAATGGCCTACTTTGAATTAAAGCAGCATAAACAGGCGTTACAAGCGATGCAGTCTGCCGCTAAATCTAATGAGGTCAAGTCAATGGCGGTTGCATGGATTCAGTACCTTAAGGGATGA
- a CDS encoding EAL domain-containing protein, which produces MGDEKFIFKEEPKAASLTAVKQSKTKAKGKLLSVDDDESYQQSLLYSLNDFVANGEVDEILTANSATEAAALIATNEEIAVILLDVVMEEDDAGLRLVETIRNVQGNSLVRIVLLTGQPGAAPRKDVMEQYDIDEYWNKSEIDYDILKAVVGSNLRSWRSMYQLEQARLGLQLVIDASRKLASKYDKESFIQVVLNEVASLIGVGKNVPTLCVTTQSPEDTFDKSYVLAYTGSDHVQVGEPLPNHLFDKFTDLYEQAIIDHRHKFNGNLSVLCFPYDHEESGYYFILAEGLEQLSEYSIHLLQVFGENISSGFMKIALINQLSNLAYLDAELLIYNQNWLLRELQTMNHADRTNTQLVVISIDNFDSQTLTFSERAMVQVINNTYEKIANLYHEVLGISRIEASTFAILCNSNEAIDDDVLVQFTNQINEFDGEMRNYSLTIVKVELADMLTSTPMQILYLSKSLLYSARQKGRDFVTYNPAYQERLLTDYQLLNDLKNAIVEHEFYLVLQPKVDLRTGQPVGLEALLRWKKNDEVIPPNVFIPIAENSGIITKLDLIALELTIEAIKALKQRGYQLPISFNATVKDLYESSYLALIENAIGIEHISPELLDLEITETQAMDSYDKVNPILEHLHDLHVHISIDDFGTGYSSLAHISKLAADTIKIDKTFITNLRDDEANQQVVELVLNLAHLCGFSVVAEGIETEEERDALLSKGCNIGQGYLYAKPMRLDELMEWLKNHQPQAVTD; this is translated from the coding sequence ATGGGTGATGAGAAGTTTATCTTTAAGGAAGAGCCGAAAGCGGCTTCTCTGACGGCAGTCAAGCAGTCAAAAACTAAAGCGAAAGGTAAGCTCCTATCCGTTGATGATGACGAGAGTTATCAGCAATCACTGCTCTACAGTTTGAATGATTTTGTCGCAAATGGAGAAGTGGACGAAATACTAACGGCAAATTCTGCGACAGAGGCTGCGGCATTAATTGCGACTAATGAGGAAATTGCCGTCATCTTATTAGATGTGGTGATGGAAGAAGACGATGCTGGTTTACGGTTAGTGGAAACCATTCGTAATGTGCAAGGTAACTCATTGGTTCGCATTGTGTTGCTGACCGGGCAGCCAGGTGCCGCTCCGCGTAAGGATGTGATGGAGCAATATGATATCGATGAGTATTGGAATAAATCCGAAATTGATTACGATATTTTAAAAGCGGTTGTTGGTTCAAACTTACGTTCCTGGCGATCCATGTATCAACTTGAGCAGGCGAGACTCGGCCTGCAATTAGTGATCGATGCTTCGCGAAAATTAGCCAGCAAATATGATAAAGAGTCGTTTATTCAAGTTGTCCTTAACGAAGTCGCTTCACTAATTGGTGTTGGTAAAAATGTTCCGACGCTTTGTGTTACGACGCAGTCGCCGGAAGATACCTTTGATAAGTCATATGTGCTTGCCTATACAGGAAGTGATCATGTTCAAGTGGGTGAGCCGTTACCGAATCATCTTTTTGATAAGTTCACCGATTTGTATGAGCAGGCCATCATTGATCATCGGCATAAATTCAATGGTAATTTATCTGTTCTTTGTTTCCCCTATGATCATGAGGAATCGGGTTATTACTTTATTTTGGCAGAAGGTTTGGAGCAGCTTAGCGAATACAGTATTCATTTGCTGCAGGTGTTTGGAGAAAACATCAGCTCTGGATTTATGAAAATCGCTTTGATTAATCAATTGTCCAACTTGGCCTATTTAGACGCCGAACTTCTTATTTATAATCAGAATTGGTTATTACGTGAATTACAGACGATGAATCATGCAGATCGAACAAATACTCAGTTGGTGGTGATCTCGATCGATAATTTTGATTCACAAACGCTTACATTCAGCGAGCGGGCGATGGTGCAAGTGATTAACAACACGTATGAAAAGATAGCCAATTTGTATCACGAGGTACTGGGTATCAGCCGCATTGAAGCAAGCACGTTTGCCATCTTATGTAATAGTAATGAAGCGATAGATGATGATGTTCTGGTGCAGTTTACCAATCAGATTAATGAGTTTGATGGGGAAATGAGGAATTACTCGTTAACGATTGTTAAAGTTGAACTAGCCGATATGCTAACGTCTACCCCGATGCAAATACTGTATCTGTCCAAAAGCCTGCTCTATTCCGCACGACAAAAAGGGCGAGATTTTGTGACGTATAATCCCGCATATCAAGAACGTTTATTAACGGATTATCAGCTTCTTAATGATTTGAAAAATGCCATCGTAGAGCACGAATTTTATTTGGTATTACAACCTAAAGTGGACTTACGTACGGGACAACCTGTTGGACTTGAGGCATTGTTGCGCTGGAAAAAGAACGATGAAGTTATCCCGCCTAATGTTTTTATACCCATTGCAGAAAACTCCGGCATCATTACCAAGTTGGACCTTATTGCCCTTGAGTTAACGATTGAAGCGATTAAAGCACTTAAACAAAGAGGGTATCAGTTACCCATATCATTTAACGCAACGGTTAAAGATTTATATGAATCGTCCTACCTTGCACTAATAGAAAACGCTATCGGTATTGAGCATATCTCTCCTGAACTACTCGACCTTGAAATTACGGAAACGCAGGCAATGGATTCATACGATAAAGTGAATCCAATATTAGAGCATTTACATGACTTACATGTTCATATCAGTATTGATGATTTTGGGACGGGCTACTCTTCGCTAGCCCATATTTCTAAACTTGCCGCTGATACCATTAAAATTGATAAGACGTTTATTACCAATTTACGTGACGATGAAGCGAATCAGCAAGTGGTTGAGTTGGTTTTAAATTTAGCCCATTTGTGTGGTTTTTCTGTGGTCGCCGAGGGTATAGAGACCGAAGAAGAAAGAGATGCATTGTTAAGCAAGGGGTGCAATATTGGCCAAGGATACCTTTATGCTAAACCCATGCGGTTAGATGAACTGATGGAATGGCTAAAAAACCATCAGCCACAAGCGGTGACTGATTAG
- a CDS encoding sensor histidine kinase: MMREEDLSLKTYTLKYTLLLFVLGIVVSAMLGWMIYKVNINKYFDSIIQAQQKDLTQSLVIFSQEIKGMENTIKLLHDTPSMQLALADNTPLDRKRAEQTFVSFISTFEPLMQVRWLDEKGEERVRVDGKDGSYVVIPKHELQNKQHRYYFSEGIQSPKGEVYLSALDLNIEHGQIELPYRPTIRVTYRTDSDDNLKPGLFILNYDVGALLTSLRSFNNDKVQLEIVDRRGFWIMHPEQSYEWGYDLDRKEHNIKSVNPDIWEKLEANDSGTSDNIHFGEAKSGLFTYKCTNVAQGFTYNPKSQNANLCFIAKTPSDVIADQKRIVAIPAIVVTVLLFLSLSWIIYRERQMGLTLIKVNQRLANDKVILEQSERETRRLLKQQQRLQEDLVESGKLSALGMMVAGVAHELNTPLGAAIMAASTIRKEHDLLTDSFVNGLTKDALQRYLHSTEMGLDLVENNQQRAAQLVRSFKRLAIDRATEDIVSFMLDQVIDDLMKTLHHRLKTARVDVEVHVDSIDMLGIPGILSQVLQNLIINALNHAFSPEMGGKLVISAAALEGNVILKVADNGKGIDSNMVSKIFEPFVTSKRSNGNTGLGLHFVHQWVTRSLHGTINVETELNRGTTFIIRLPQTLAVNLPTD; this comes from the coding sequence ATGATGCGTGAAGAAGATTTGTCATTAAAGACTTATACCTTAAAATACACCTTACTGCTGTTCGTTTTGGGGATAGTGGTAAGCGCCATGCTGGGCTGGATGATTTATAAGGTCAATATCAATAAGTATTTTGACAGTATCATTCAGGCTCAACAGAAGGATCTAACGCAATCTTTAGTCATCTTTAGCCAAGAAATAAAAGGGATGGAAAATACCATCAAGTTGCTGCACGATACACCATCCATGCAGTTGGCTTTAGCTGATAATACGCCGTTGGATAGAAAGCGAGCCGAGCAGACCTTTGTTTCTTTTATCAGCACCTTTGAACCATTAATGCAGGTGAGATGGTTAGATGAAAAGGGTGAAGAGCGGGTTCGGGTGGACGGTAAAGACGGATCGTATGTTGTTATTCCTAAGCACGAGTTGCAGAACAAGCAACACCGTTATTATTTTTCTGAGGGAATACAATCCCCTAAAGGAGAGGTTTACCTGTCTGCTCTCGATTTGAATATCGAACATGGCCAAATAGAGCTGCCGTATCGGCCCACCATTCGTGTTACTTACCGAACCGATTCTGATGATAATTTGAAACCCGGGCTGTTTATTCTTAACTACGATGTGGGGGCGTTACTGACTTCTCTACGCAGTTTCAATAACGATAAAGTTCAGCTTGAAATCGTCGATCGGCGGGGCTTTTGGATTATGCATCCCGAGCAATCTTATGAATGGGGATATGACCTTGACCGTAAAGAGCACAACATCAAATCGGTAAACCCAGATATATGGGAAAAACTCGAAGCGAATGATAGCGGTACAAGCGATAATATCCATTTTGGTGAAGCGAAATCTGGGCTATTTACTTACAAATGTACCAATGTGGCTCAAGGCTTTACCTATAACCCGAAAAGCCAAAACGCGAATCTTTGCTTTATTGCTAAGACTCCAAGCGATGTAATTGCTGATCAGAAACGAATTGTTGCGATTCCTGCAATCGTAGTGACTGTACTGCTTTTTTTGAGTTTAAGTTGGATTATCTATCGTGAGCGACAAATGGGGTTAACCTTGATTAAAGTAAATCAAAGGTTGGCTAACGATAAGGTGATTTTGGAGCAATCGGAACGAGAAACTCGTCGGTTGTTAAAACAACAGCAGCGGCTTCAGGAAGATTTAGTCGAATCGGGTAAATTGTCGGCCTTAGGTATGATGGTTGCTGGGGTGGCTCATGAATTAAATACCCCGCTTGGAGCAGCTATTATGGCTGCGTCTACCATACGAAAGGAACACGACCTGCTTACCGACTCATTTGTTAACGGGTTGACGAAAGATGCGCTGCAAAGGTATCTCCACTCAACCGAAATGGGCTTAGATTTAGTGGAAAACAACCAGCAACGAGCAGCGCAGCTGGTGCGAAGTTTCAAGCGTTTGGCAATTGATAGGGCAACAGAAGATATTGTGTCATTTATGCTTGATCAGGTAATAGATGACTTAATGAAAACGCTCCATCACCGCCTGAAAACAGCGCGTGTTGATGTTGAGGTGCATGTCGATAGTATTGATATGCTTGGCATTCCCGGCATTCTCTCTCAAGTGCTGCAAAATTTGATCATCAATGCTCTTAACCATGCATTTTCACCAGAAATGGGCGGTAAATTGGTTATTAGTGCAGCAGCATTGGAGGGCAACGTTATTCTGAAAGTGGCCGACAATGGTAAAGGCATTGATTCAAATATGGTTAGTAAGATCTTTGAACCTTTTGTCACCAGTAAAAGGTCAAATGGCAATACAGGGCTTGGGTTGCATTTTGTCCACCAGTGGGTGACTCGCTCACTGCATGGCACGATTAATGTTGAAACGGAACTTAACCGGGGAACCACTTTTATCATTCGTTTACCGCAAACGCTCGCAGTGAACTTGCCCACAGACTAG
- a CDS encoding ABC transporter ATP-binding protein, with protein sequence MAILELNQVSVTHVQGHQRNTVVHNVDLSVNQGECFGLVGPSGCGKSSLLWVLAGLNPNWEGQITMLDQQLKPGQTFKGDLRREVQMVFQDPYASLHPKHRLRRTLAEPLKKFGMSDIDDRIEEGFKQVGLTSAMIDRYPHQLSGGQRQRVAIVRALLLEPKLLLLDEPTSALDMSVQAEILNLLNELKRQHQLTMILVSHDPNTVDYMCDAAVMMKAGRIDQYRRY encoded by the coding sequence ATGGCGATTCTTGAACTTAATCAGGTATCGGTGACCCATGTGCAGGGCCACCAGCGCAATACTGTGGTACATAACGTTGATTTAAGCGTCAACCAAGGGGAATGTTTTGGTCTCGTAGGACCGTCCGGCTGTGGTAAGTCATCACTGCTTTGGGTTCTCGCCGGCCTTAACCCCAACTGGGAAGGTCAAATCACCATGCTTGATCAACAACTTAAACCAGGGCAAACCTTTAAAGGCGACCTACGCCGCGAAGTGCAAATGGTGTTTCAAGACCCTTATGCCTCTTTGCATCCAAAGCATCGCCTACGTCGTACACTGGCTGAGCCTTTGAAAAAGTTTGGTATGAGCGACATTGATGACCGCATTGAGGAAGGCTTTAAACAGGTGGGATTAACCTCAGCTATGATTGACCGTTATCCGCACCAACTTTCTGGTGGTCAACGTCAACGTGTAGCAATTGTGCGTGCCCTACTGCTTGAGCCTAAGTTGTTGCTGCTCGATGAGCCAACTTCCGCACTTGATATGTCAGTACAGGCAGAAATTCTCAACTTGCTTAATGAGTTAAAACGCCAACATCAGTTAACCATGATTTTAGTCAGCCACGATCCGAATACGGTGGATTACATGTGTGATGCGGCAGTGATGATGAAAGCTGGCCGTATTGATCAATACCGTCGTTATTAA
- a CDS encoding ABC transporter ATP-binding protein yields the protein MPNKETLIDIQKLNIELDNGTRLVKDLSFNMGRERVALVGESGSGKSLTARTLMGLLPSACIPSAERLELLGQPVLELSSSQWCQLRGQDVAMVLQDPKYALNPARTLGMQVEEPLKLHQKMGRKERIEKVEEMFNAVGLPNPSTLRRWYPHQLSGGMGQRVMLAMALINNPKLLIADEPTSALDHAMRDQVLELIYNLVEERDMGLLLISHDLQQVAQFSERVLVMYQGKLLDELPASELATSTHPYTQTLWSCQPHRDKRGAPLPVLDREALEEPHGDS from the coding sequence ATGCCAAATAAAGAAACCCTAATCGATATTCAAAAACTCAATATCGAACTTGATAACGGCACGCGCTTGGTCAAAGACTTGAGCTTTAACATGGGTCGTGAGCGCGTGGCATTAGTGGGCGAATCCGGTTCGGGTAAATCCTTAACCGCTCGCACCCTAATGGGCTTGTTACCCAGTGCGTGTATTCCTTCAGCAGAACGTTTAGAGCTGCTGGGGCAACCGGTGTTAGAACTGAGCTCATCACAGTGGTGTCAACTGCGCGGGCAAGATGTGGCGATGGTGCTGCAAGATCCTAAATACGCGTTAAACCCTGCGCGCACTTTGGGTATGCAGGTGGAAGAGCCGCTGAAATTGCATCAGAAAATGGGCCGCAAAGAGCGCATTGAAAAAGTAGAAGAGATGTTTAACGCCGTTGGTCTTCCAAACCCATCAACACTGCGTCGCTGGTATCCGCATCAGCTCTCTGGCGGCATGGGTCAACGCGTGATGCTCGCAATGGCATTGATCAACAACCCAAAACTATTGATTGCCGACGAACCGACCTCAGCCCTTGACCACGCCATGCGTGACCAAGTGTTAGAGCTTATCTACAACTTGGTAGAAGAGCGCGACATGGGCTTACTGCTGATCAGTCATGATTTGCAGCAAGTGGCACAATTTAGCGAGCGTGTGTTGGTAATGTATCAAGGCAAATTACTCGATGAGCTACCAGCGAGCGAGCTGGCAACATCCACCCACCCTTACACCCAAACCTTGTGGTCATGTCAGCCACATAGGGACAAACGTGGCGCACCGCTCCCGGTGCTCGATCGCGAAGCTTTGGAGGAACCTCATGGCGATTCTTGA